In the Caldibacillus debilis DSM 16016 genome, one interval contains:
- a CDS encoding AMP-binding protein, with protein MTGQTENAFDYAGGSGICFHPSEAMVNGANVTGFMKKHGIGTYESLLEKAANDPDWFYPAVFEELSIPWMKGYERVLDVSGGPELPLWFKGGLTNLYLYGLQKHIDQGNGGRTALIWEGEDGAIIRKTFREIKRETDQLAAGLKALGIRKGDAVGIFVPQIPEIPAILFACAKIGAIAVPCFSGFGTDAVAARLTDAEAKCLFTVDGFRRRGKVIPLAQKSAEVARLVHSLENIVVIANLRRQEGGAGTKGEGNWLDYEAVLSLSQEDVPIEPMDATEPYMILYTSGTTGKPKGTLHTHFSFPLKNAIDMYFCFDLKKDDRMFWLTDLGWMMGPWLVFGTAVNGAAMVIYEGSPDYPDENRLWELVEKHRITIFGVAPTVIRSLMRQEAAPADAYDLSSLRILGSTGEPWNPKPWFWYFEKVGGKRCPVINYSGGTEISGGILGCVPILSQKPCSFHGPVPGMAAAVVDQQGNPVWDSIGDLVVTKPFLGMTYSFWKDHQRYLEAYWSRWTGLWHHGDFAKIDRDGFWYILGRSDDTMNVAGKRLGPADLESVAVMHPLIKESACVGVPDEVKGEAPVLFAVPGGTLPDPAAVKEEIRTLIAEKLGKAFLPKEVRFVPQLPRTQSGKIARRLVRAAYLGQEPGDVSTLQNPESLTSIRGPGTK; from the coding sequence ATGACGGGCCAAACTGAAAACGCTTTCGATTATGCGGGCGGATCGGGAATCTGCTTTCATCCTTCCGAAGCGATGGTCAACGGGGCGAACGTGACCGGATTTATGAAAAAACACGGGATCGGAACGTACGAAAGCTTGCTGGAAAAAGCGGCCAACGACCCGGATTGGTTTTATCCGGCCGTTTTCGAGGAATTGTCCATCCCGTGGATGAAAGGGTACGAGCGGGTGCTGGACGTATCCGGCGGCCCCGAATTGCCGCTGTGGTTCAAAGGGGGCTTGACGAACCTCTATCTTTACGGCCTGCAGAAGCATATCGATCAGGGGAACGGCGGACGGACGGCCCTCATCTGGGAAGGGGAAGACGGAGCGATCATCCGGAAAACTTTCCGCGAGATCAAGCGGGAAACGGACCAGTTGGCGGCGGGATTGAAAGCCTTGGGAATCCGGAAGGGGGATGCCGTCGGAATCTTCGTTCCGCAAATCCCGGAAATTCCGGCGATCCTTTTTGCCTGCGCGAAAATCGGCGCGATCGCCGTCCCCTGTTTTTCCGGGTTCGGAACCGATGCGGTGGCGGCGCGCCTCACGGATGCGGAGGCAAAATGTCTGTTCACCGTCGACGGATTCCGCAGGCGGGGAAAGGTCATCCCGCTGGCGCAAAAATCCGCCGAGGTCGCGCGGCTGGTCCATTCCTTGGAAAACATCGTCGTCATCGCCAATCTCCGGCGGCAAGAAGGGGGGGCGGGAACAAAGGGGGAGGGGAATTGGCTGGATTATGAAGCGGTATTGAGCCTCTCCCAGGAAGACGTTCCCATCGAGCCGATGGATGCGACGGAGCCCTATATGATCCTCTATACGTCGGGCACCACCGGCAAACCGAAGGGGACGTTGCACACCCATTTCAGCTTCCCCTTGAAAAACGCCATCGACATGTATTTTTGTTTCGATTTGAAAAAGGACGACCGCATGTTCTGGCTGACGGATTTGGGTTGGATGATGGGGCCGTGGCTCGTTTTCGGGACGGCGGTCAACGGGGCGGCCATGGTGATCTATGAAGGAAGCCCGGACTATCCGGATGAAAACCGGCTGTGGGAGCTTGTGGAAAAACACCGGATTACCATCTTCGGCGTCGCCCCGACGGTGATCCGTTCGCTGATGAGGCAGGAGGCCGCCCCCGCGGACGCCTATGACCTGTCGAGCTTAAGGATTTTAGGTTCCACCGGGGAACCCTGGAACCCGAAGCCCTGGTTCTGGTATTTTGAAAAAGTGGGGGGAAAACGCTGCCCGGTCATTAATTATTCCGGGGGAACGGAAATATCCGGCGGGATCCTGGGATGCGTTCCGATCCTTTCGCAAAAGCCCTGTTCCTTCCACGGACCCGTTCCGGGCATGGCCGCCGCCGTCGTCGATCAACAGGGGAATCCCGTATGGGACAGCATCGGGGATTTGGTGGTCACCAAACCTTTTTTGGGCATGACCTACTCCTTTTGGAAGGACCATCAGCGCTATTTGGAGGCCTATTGGAGCCGATGGACGGGATTGTGGCATCACGGCGATTTCGCCAAGATCGACCGGGACGGCTTTTGGTATATCTTGGGCAGGTCGGATGACACGATGAATGTGGCGGGGAAAAGATTGGGGCCGGCCGACCTCGAATCGGTGGCCGTCATGCATCCGCTCATTAAAGAATCGGCCTGCGTCGGCGTGCCGGATGAAGTGAAGGGGGAAGCGCCGGTCTTGTTTGCCGTCCCCGGCGGGACGCTCCCGGATCCGGCTGCGGTCAAAGAAGAAATCCGGACATTGATCGCGGAAAAGCTGGGAAAGGCGTTCCTGCCGAAAGAGGTCCGTTTCGTCCCCCAGCTCCCCAGAACCCAGAGCGGGAAAATTGCCCGCCGCCTGGTCCGCGCCGCCTATTTGGGCCAGGAACCGGGCGATGTTTCCACCCTGCAGAATCCGGAAAGCCTGACGTCCATCCGGGGGCCGGGCACAAAATGA
- a CDS encoding HIRAN domain-containing protein, whose amino-acid sequence MEKWVYVAITGVHHYFGTKIFQLNQVIVLTKEPDNPYDAEAIRAEIPSIGKVGYVANSTHTVPRGCHSAGRIYDTFEQSIVGAVRFILNDTVILELLPEVKGIHFFMGWEESKIFG is encoded by the coding sequence ATGGAAAAATGGGTGTACGTTGCCATAACGGGCGTTCACCATTATTTCGGAACGAAGATTTTTCAACTAAACCAAGTCATCGTATTGACCAAAGAACCGGACAATCCCTATGATGCCGAAGCGATCCGGGCGGAAATCCCATCCATCGGCAAGGTGGGTTATGTGGCCAACAGCACGCATACCGTCCCCCGGGGTTGCCATAGCGCGGGGAGAATCTATGACACTTTTGAACAAAGCATTGTTGGCGCTGTAAGGTTTATCCTGAACGATACGGTGATTCTCGAGCTTTTGCCCGAGGTGAAGGGGATTCATTTTTTCATGGGATGGGAAGAGAGCAAAATATTCGGGTAA
- a CDS encoding helix-turn-helix transcriptional regulator, which translates to MTERLIRLLRILILIQSKPGILARELAERCETTERTIYRDLELLSLIAPITHLGHGKGYRFIGNFSLYPLNWTEQEALAFSMLPSVIDPVKGMLSPGFETAYEKVMAAYRKEKMENDEILDRVARVIQMGTPAYREESTHFLSAIIQAILSQHTIDTVYHTQSRNIETRRKIDPYYLVPRENRFYLIGYCHLAKEVRTFRISRFKAVNILEQTFDKDYFNIRAYLQHSWSIERGDRLIRFKVRFSPKVARYIKEEELFVKPRMTDLEDGSLLFEVTLNHDREFLNWICQYGPEAEILEPESYRKKMRDMLMCWQKIYE; encoded by the coding sequence ATGACGGAACGGTTGATACGATTGCTTCGCATTCTGATCCTCATCCAATCGAAACCGGGCATCCTGGCGCGGGAACTGGCCGAGCGATGCGAAACGACGGAACGGACCATCTACAGGGATCTTGAACTGTTGAGCCTGATCGCTCCCATCACCCATCTCGGGCACGGGAAAGGGTATCGCTTTATCGGGAATTTTTCTTTATATCCGTTAAACTGGACCGAGCAGGAGGCGTTGGCCTTCTCCATGTTGCCTTCGGTGATCGATCCGGTCAAGGGAATGTTGTCTCCCGGTTTTGAGACGGCCTATGAAAAGGTGATGGCCGCTTACCGGAAAGAAAAGATGGAAAACGACGAGATCCTGGATCGCGTCGCCCGGGTGATCCAGATGGGAACGCCGGCCTATCGGGAGGAATCCACCCATTTTTTATCTGCCATCATCCAGGCGATTCTTTCCCAACATACGATCGATACCGTCTATCATACCCAGAGCAGGAATATCGAGACGCGGAGAAAAATCGACCCCTATTATCTCGTTCCGCGGGAAAACCGGTTTTACCTGATCGGGTATTGCCATTTGGCGAAGGAAGTGAGGACGTTCCGCATCAGCCGCTTTAAAGCGGTCAACATTTTGGAACAAACTTTTGACAAGGATTATTTCAATATCCGCGCCTATCTGCAACATTCCTGGTCCATCGAAAGGGGAGACCGGCTGATCCGCTTCAAGGTCCGCTTTTCGCCGAAAGTGGCGAGGTACATCAAGGAGGAAGAACTGTTTGTAAAACCGAGGATGACCGACCTGGAAGACGGCAGCCTCCTCTTCGAAGTGACCCTCAACCATGACCGGGAGTTTCTTAACTGGATCTGTCAATACGGACCGGAAGCGGAGATTTTGGAACCCGAATCGTACAGGAAGAAAATGCGCGATATGTTGATGTGCTGGCAAAAAATCTACGAATAA
- a CDS encoding low molecular weight protein-tyrosine-phosphatase, which produces MIKVLFVCMGNICRSPMAEAVFKHLLEKEGLAGHFTVDSAGIGGWHTGEKPHRGTRKILDENGISYEGIYARQIRRDDLREFDYILVMDEENYEDVLRLDPGAKGKVFRLLDFVPGKKGMDVPDPYYTGRFREVYELVQEGCRKFLEHLKREHPLLTKAGH; this is translated from the coding sequence ATGATCAAGGTGTTATTCGTTTGTATGGGAAACATTTGCCGTTCGCCGATGGCGGAGGCGGTTTTCAAGCATTTGCTGGAAAAAGAGGGACTCGCCGGGCATTTTACCGTCGATTCCGCCGGGATCGGCGGGTGGCATACGGGCGAAAAACCCCACCGGGGGACAAGAAAGATCTTGGATGAGAACGGGATTTCCTATGAAGGAATCTACGCGAGGCAAATCCGCAGGGACGATTTGCGGGAATTCGATTACATCCTCGTTATGGATGAAGAGAATTACGAAGACGTCCTCCGCCTCGATCCCGGGGCGAAAGGGAAAGTCTTCCGTCTGCTCGACTTCGTTCCCGGCAAAAAGGGAATGGACGTCCCGGATCCCTATTATACGGGAAGATTCCGAGAAGTTTACGAATTGGTTCAAGAAGGCTGCCGAAAATTTTTGGAACACTTAAAACGGGAGCATCCGCTCCTGACAAAGGCAGGCCATTGA
- a CDS encoding restriction endonuclease subunit S has protein sequence MAKEKSREKFPDGFFVPKEMEPYPLPEGWAWVFFDKVVIHYFERKKQLPKKKYRKEGRLPVVDQGQPFIAGYTDQEEFRFSGDLPVVIFGDHTRCIKWVDFDFVAGAEGTKILRPVSFIDPKYFYYLLKNIPLPDRGYSRHFKYLKKMPLAVAPMPEQKRIVEKIDLFMWKIERAKMLIEEVKESLSLRKAGLLQKAFIGYFGPNGPEDGGREETPSDGARQNGRPLPENWKWVPLGSVVHFYTGSPFPGGLEKGKGKGYPFYKVGDLKYADENGYLSEAEITVDEKTRKRMKANPVPEGTVIFAKIGEAIRLNRRAIVPRPALIDSNLMGMKADERYVDDKFLFYWSLKEDFFRYTRATSVPSIRKSTLTAIPFPLPPLEEQKRIVRTLDGLVKKLEAERRRLLEAEEALGLLERSILDRAFRGKLGTAGEKDEPIVLQVKKTFSPSRK, from the coding sequence TTGGCAAAGGAAAAATCCCGGGAAAAATTTCCGGACGGATTTTTCGTCCCGAAGGAAATGGAACCGTATCCGCTGCCGGAAGGCTGGGCATGGGTTTTTTTTGATAAAGTGGTCATCCATTATTTTGAGCGGAAAAAACAGCTGCCGAAGAAAAAATACCGGAAGGAGGGCAGGCTGCCCGTCGTCGATCAGGGCCAGCCGTTCATCGCCGGTTACACCGATCAGGAGGAATTCCGTTTTTCCGGGGATTTGCCCGTCGTCATCTTCGGCGACCATACGCGATGCATCAAATGGGTGGATTTCGATTTTGTCGCCGGCGCGGAGGGGACGAAAATCCTCCGGCCCGTTTCTTTCATCGACCCGAAATATTTTTATTATTTATTGAAAAACATTCCCCTCCCGGACAGGGGATACAGCCGGCATTTCAAGTATTTGAAAAAAATGCCCCTGGCCGTCGCCCCAATGCCCGAACAGAAGCGGATCGTGGAAAAAATCGATCTCTTCATGTGGAAGATTGAGCGGGCGAAAATGCTGATCGAGGAGGTAAAAGAATCTTTGTCCTTGCGGAAGGCGGGATTGCTGCAAAAGGCCTTCATCGGCTATTTCGGGCCGAACGGGCCGGAGGACGGGGGCCGGGAAGAGACGCCGTCCGACGGCGCAAGACAAAATGGACGCCCGCTCCCCGAAAATTGGAAGTGGGTTCCTTTAGGATCGGTGGTGCATTTTTACACGGGGAGTCCCTTTCCCGGCGGACTGGAAAAAGGAAAGGGAAAGGGCTATCCCTTTTACAAAGTCGGGGATTTGAAATATGCGGATGAAAACGGTTATCTTTCCGAAGCGGAAATTACGGTGGACGAAAAGACGAGAAAGCGGATGAAGGCGAACCCCGTCCCCGAGGGAACGGTGATCTTCGCCAAAATCGGCGAGGCGATCCGGCTGAACCGGCGGGCGATCGTGCCGCGTCCGGCCTTAATCGACAGCAATCTCATGGGAATGAAGGCCGACGAACGGTACGTGGATGATAAATTTTTATTCTATTGGTCTTTAAAGGAAGATTTTTTCCGGTATACCCGGGCCACTTCGGTGCCCTCGATCCGGAAAAGCACGCTGACCGCCATCCCTTTTCCCCTTCCTCCGCTGGAAGAACAGAAACGGATCGTCCGGACGCTGGACGGCCTGGTAAAGAAATTGGAAGCGGAAAGGCGGCGGCTGTTGGAAGCGGAAGAAGCATTGGGCCTGTTGGAACGGTCGATCCTTGACCGGGCCTTCCGCGGCAAGCTCGGCACCGCCGGCGAAAAGGACGAACCGATCGTCCTGCAGGTGAAAAAAACCTTCTCGCCGAGCCGCAAATAA
- a CDS encoding glycerate kinase family protein — protein sequence MRFLIATDSFKDSLSAYEAGKAAKSGILRAFPEAEVEIAPMADGGEGSVDVLLSGNPDSAKGIEVFVHGPRMERVKATYAVIGQDGEETAFIESAQSSGLMLLAPAERNPMYTTTYGLGEQIRDAVKRGYRRIVISLGGSATNDGGVGMLQALGWKFYDETGQEIGKEGNPLLKVASFSDDDAIPELKECRFIAASDVMNPFYGEKGAAYVFARQKGANESEIAVLDEALRKLAKLFENHYGVNVQEIQGAGAAGGLGGAITACLNGRISSGVETMIKLTRLEEKIRRADVVITGEGSLDNQSMMGKVPIGVGKLARKHGKIAVGIAGRIDTELQEINRFLHAVFSIQTECRPLAEALQPNIAAKQIEVTVEQVVRMLRAGVT from the coding sequence ATGAGATTTTTAATCGCAACGGATTCTTTTAAAGATTCCCTTTCCGCATATGAGGCGGGGAAAGCCGCAAAAAGCGGAATTTTGCGGGCGTTTCCTGAAGCGGAAGTGGAGATCGCTCCGATGGCTGACGGCGGAGAGGGAAGCGTCGACGTTCTTTTATCCGGAAATCCCGATTCGGCAAAGGGAATCGAAGTGTTCGTACACGGTCCGCGGATGGAACGGGTAAAGGCAACCTATGCCGTGATCGGGCAGGATGGGGAGGAAACGGCATTTATTGAATCGGCCCAAAGCAGCGGACTCATGCTCCTTGCCCCGGCGGAACGAAATCCGATGTATACAACGACTTACGGCCTTGGAGAACAGATCCGCGATGCGGTCAAACGGGGATATCGCCGCATTGTCATCTCCCTTGGCGGAAGTGCGACGAACGACGGCGGCGTCGGCATGCTGCAGGCCCTCGGATGGAAATTTTATGACGAAACGGGGCAGGAAATCGGAAAAGAAGGAAATCCTTTGTTGAAAGTTGCGAGTTTTTCGGATGATGACGCCATCCCTGAGCTGAAGGAATGCCGATTTATTGCCGCCAGTGATGTCATGAATCCCTTTTATGGGGAGAAGGGAGCGGCTTACGTTTTTGCCCGGCAAAAAGGAGCAAATGAATCTGAAATTGCCGTGCTGGACGAAGCGTTACGGAAGCTGGCCAAACTGTTTGAAAACCATTACGGTGTCAATGTGCAAGAAATTCAAGGCGCAGGGGCGGCCGGAGGGCTCGGCGGCGCCATCACCGCCTGTTTGAACGGCCGCATTTCTTCCGGGGTGGAAACGATGATAAAGCTGACAAGATTGGAAGAAAAAATAAGGCGGGCCGATGTGGTCATCACCGGGGAAGGAAGCTTGGACAACCAGTCCATGATGGGCAAAGTGCCGATCGGCGTGGGAAAACTGGCAAGGAAGCACGGGAAAATTGCCGTCGGCATCGCCGGCCGGATTGACACGGAACTGCAAGAAATCAATCGGTTTCTCCATGCGGTCTTCTCCATCCAAACGGAATGCCGTCCGTTAGCGGAAGCCCTTCAACCGAATATTGCCGCCAAACAGATTGAAGTAACGGTCGAGCAGGTTGTCCGAATGCTCAGGGCGGGGGTTACGTGA
- a CDS encoding GerAB/ArcD/ProY family transporter has product MTVEEAKIDRLQLFLLILLFELGTAIVIPLGTDAGRDAWLAVLLGTLGGAVLFFVYYQLFLFYPDQVFSSYVQSIAGKLAGGIIAYVYILYFLYTAARDLRVFGEFLLSSFYPETPLFIINALMIVVIMYAAKNGIEVIARTGELNVFLLYLIAIFGIVLLFFSNAIDFHRLKPFLENGFFPVLKSAFTEILYMPFGEAVVFAFIFPYLNRRKGGRMIGICALLFSGLSIALTKAVNLCTLGMTAMKNTPFPLLAAIKEIDVMEFLQRLDVIFLISLFIGAFFKIAIYFYASVIAIADFFRLDSHRRAVYPIGVVTLIVSMMIASNYPEHIRQGLKWETLYLHLPLQVVVPVLLLLFAFWKNRNNKKTRKTPSG; this is encoded by the coding sequence ATGACCGTGGAAGAGGCGAAAATCGATCGTCTGCAGCTTTTTCTTCTCATCCTGTTGTTCGAACTCGGCACCGCCATCGTCATCCCCCTCGGTACCGATGCGGGGAGGGACGCCTGGCTGGCCGTTTTGCTGGGGACATTGGGCGGCGCCGTCCTCTTTTTCGTTTACTATCAATTATTTCTCTTTTATCCGGACCAGGTATTTTCATCCTATGTTCAAAGTATCGCCGGAAAACTGGCCGGAGGGATCATCGCCTACGTTTACATTCTCTATTTTTTGTACACCGCCGCAAGGGACTTGCGGGTTTTCGGCGAATTTCTGCTTTCCTCCTTTTATCCGGAAACCCCGCTGTTCATCATCAACGCCTTGATGATCGTCGTCATCATGTATGCGGCAAAAAACGGCATCGAGGTCATCGCAAGAACGGGGGAGCTCAATGTTTTTCTTTTATACTTGATCGCCATTTTCGGGATCGTCCTTCTGTTTTTTTCCAATGCCATCGACTTTCATCGGTTGAAACCCTTTTTGGAGAACGGATTCTTTCCCGTCTTGAAATCCGCCTTCACGGAAATCCTCTACATGCCTTTCGGGGAGGCGGTCGTCTTCGCCTTTATCTTCCCTTATTTGAACCGCAGGAAAGGGGGAAGGATGATCGGGATATGCGCCCTTTTATTCAGCGGCCTGAGCATTGCCCTCACCAAGGCCGTCAACCTGTGCACCTTGGGGATGACGGCCATGAAGAACACGCCCTTCCCGCTTTTGGCCGCCATCAAGGAAATTGACGTGATGGAATTTTTGCAGCGGCTGGATGTCATTTTTCTGATCTCCTTGTTCATCGGCGCTTTTTTCAAAATTGCCATCTATTTTTATGCCTCCGTCATTGCCATCGCCGATTTTTTCCGTCTGGATTCCCACAGGCGGGCGGTTTATCCAATCGGGGTAGTCACTTTAATCGTTTCTATGATGATTGCCAGCAACTACCCCGAACATATCAGGCAAGGATTAAAATGGGAGACCCTTTATCTGCATCTCCCTTTGCAGGTCGTCGTTCCGGTTCTGCTCTTGCTTTTTGCCTTTTGGAAAAACCGGAACAACAAAAAAACCCGGAAAACGCCTTCCGGATGA
- a CDS encoding PH domain-containing protein has product MAGLNAIMEWTFFEEVPVPKEVNEILVEGEYAEAAYKTVRDVAVITNKRLIIADRQGLTGKKVEIYTIPFKSIIMYSSENAGLLDVNAELELWTKAGTFKLNINKKVDIRKLDRLIGKYIL; this is encoded by the coding sequence ATGGCAGGACTGAACGCGATCATGGAATGGACGTTTTTTGAAGAAGTGCCGGTTCCGAAAGAGGTCAATGAAATCTTGGTGGAAGGGGAATATGCGGAAGCGGCCTACAAGACGGTCCGGGACGTGGCCGTCATTACCAATAAAAGGCTCATTATCGCCGACCGGCAGGGCCTCACCGGGAAAAAGGTGGAAATCTATACCATCCCTTTCAAATCGATCATCATGTATTCCTCGGAAAATGCGGGGCTGCTTGATGTCAACGCGGAATTGGAGCTGTGGACAAAAGCGGGGACGTTCAAGCTGAACATAAACAAAAAAGTGGATATCCGAAAGCTGGACCGGCTGATCGGCAAATATATCCTGTGA
- a CDS encoding O-acetyl-ADP-ribose deacetylase yields MIANVNGCVLELVTGDITRQETEAIVNAANGSLMGGGGVDGAIHRAAGPELLEECKKIRREQLKGEFLPTGEAVITKGYRLKAKYVIHTVGPIWDGKDREWKMEQLADCYRNSLKLAKEKGIKSISFPSISTGAYRFPVDLAAEVALKAIVGFLRTDPLEKVVMTLFSKEDYQIYERALHKLLEEGSKEQA; encoded by the coding sequence ATGATCGCAAACGTGAACGGATGCGTGCTGGAACTCGTGACCGGAGATATCACCCGCCAGGAAACGGAGGCGATCGTCAACGCCGCCAACGGTTCCCTGATGGGCGGGGGCGGGGTGGACGGAGCCATCCACCGGGCGGCCGGGCCGGAACTCCTGGAAGAATGCAAAAAGATCCGTCGGGAGCAGCTGAAAGGGGAGTTTTTGCCCACCGGCGAGGCGGTGATCACGAAGGGCTACCGGCTGAAGGCGAAATACGTCATCCACACCGTCGGCCCGATCTGGGACGGGAAGGATCGGGAATGGAAAATGGAACAGCTGGCCGATTGTTACCGTAATTCGCTGAAATTGGCAAAGGAAAAAGGGATAAAGAGCATTTCCTTCCCTTCCATTTCCACCGGGGCTTACCGCTTTCCCGTGGATTTGGCGGCGGAAGTCGCCCTGAAGGCGATCGTCGGATTTTTAAGGACGGATCCGCTGGAAAAGGTGGTCATGACCCTCTTCAGCAAGGAAGATTACCAAATTTATGAAAGGGCGTTGCATAAGCTATTGGAAGAAGGATCGAAGGAACAGGCATGA
- a CDS encoding Ger(x)C family spore germination protein has protein sequence MRKQILLWLCLMLTVPSLAGCWSSRELTNIAFVIAIGIDKSEDNRYLLTMQIMNPRNSASMQQVSSSKGSPVNVYTGNGNTIVEAAREAMGHISRELYFSHANLVVIGEDLAREGVLEIFDRLERSPQFRTTSFVVIAKDMRATDLLKILTPIDQIPANKIIKTIKFSESLWGESIKKDVKEAIDDLSSSGKQLTLTGFSIEGNKRNGRNATDMEETFVPSRIISDKIGVFNNDRLIEWIGEETARGFLWTQNRIKSTIINFDWANHKEAVSYRVVRSKTGTKAELSNGRPSVTVSVKVEGNIGETHVPLDLWDPAELVKLQEAIRKEIRKEILKSVEFAKEKKVDIFGFGEYFYSDHPKYWKKVKKEWNQKIFPELEVNVRVDAYIRRSDLRTKPYFYRMKGGE, from the coding sequence ATGAGAAAACAAATCCTGCTATGGTTATGCCTGATGTTGACCGTTCCTTCCCTCGCCGGCTGCTGGAGTTCAAGGGAATTGACCAATATCGCCTTTGTGATCGCCATCGGCATCGACAAGTCGGAAGATAACCGTTACCTATTGACGATGCAGATCATGAACCCCAGGAACTCGGCGAGCATGCAGCAAGTCTCCTCCTCCAAAGGTTCCCCGGTAAATGTCTACACCGGAAACGGCAACACCATCGTGGAAGCCGCCCGGGAGGCCATGGGGCATATTTCCCGGGAATTATATTTTTCCCACGCCAATCTGGTCGTCATCGGCGAGGACCTGGCCAGGGAAGGGGTATTGGAAATCTTCGACAGGCTGGAAAGGAGCCCGCAGTTCCGTACGACATCCTTTGTGGTCATCGCCAAAGATATGCGGGCGACCGATCTGTTGAAAATTTTAACGCCCATCGACCAGATCCCGGCAAACAAAATCATCAAAACCATCAAGTTCTCGGAGTCCTTATGGGGGGAATCCATCAAAAAAGACGTCAAGGAAGCCATCGATGATCTTTCTTCTTCCGGAAAACAGCTCACCTTGACCGGATTTTCCATCGAAGGAAACAAACGAAACGGGAGAAACGCAACGGACATGGAAGAAACATTCGTCCCTTCCCGCATCATTTCCGACAAAATCGGGGTTTTTAATAACGATCGGCTGATCGAATGGATCGGCGAGGAAACGGCAAGGGGTTTCCTATGGACGCAAAACCGGATCAAAAGCACCATCATCAATTTCGATTGGGCGAATCACAAAGAGGCCGTATCTTACCGGGTTGTCCGTTCCAAAACGGGGACGAAAGCCGAGCTCTCAAACGGGAGGCCGTCCGTAACCGTATCCGTCAAAGTGGAGGGGAACATCGGGGAAACCCACGTGCCGCTGGATTTATGGGATCCGGCGGAATTGGTCAAACTGCAAGAAGCGATTCGAAAGGAGATTCGCAAGGAAATCTTGAAAAGCGTCGAATTTGCGAAAGAAAAAAAGGTGGACATTTTCGGATTCGGAGAGTACTTTTATTCCGACCATCCGAAATACTGGAAAAAGGTGAAAAAAGAATGGAATCAAAAGATTTTTCCGGAACTGGAAGTGAATGTCCGCGTTGACGCCTACATCCGCAGATCCGACTTGCGGACCAAACCTTATTTTTACCGAATGAAGGGCGGTGAATGA